DNA from Calditrichota bacterium:
CAATTTGTAGTGAAGCCACCGCAGCGAGACGTCGAGCCGCTCGGCGGTGAGGGTCTTATTGTCGCCGCACTCCTTCAACACCTTCAGGACGACGTCGCGTTCGTGATCTTTGAGGGTCTTTCGTTTCTGCGAGAGGTGCTCAGCCTCGGGTATGAAGAGGTCTGAGACGTCGATGGTCTCTCCTTCAGATAGAAGATGCGCCCTC
Protein-coding regions in this window:
- a CDS encoding sigma-54-dependent Fis family transcriptional regulator is translated as RAHLLSEGETIDVSDLFIPEAEHLSQKRKTLKDHERDVVLKVLKECGDNKTLTAERLDVSLRWLHYKLNEWNRGKATRPA